A window of Roseiflexus castenholzii DSM 13941 genomic DNA:
CGCCCATCGAGCGGTTTGCCCTGACACTGTTCTGGCGACATGTAGGCAGGCGTGCCCATCGCCATACCGGTCGCCGTCAGGCTGCTCCCCTCGGTCATCCGCGCCAGCCCGAAATCTGCCACCTTCATCGTCGGACCTCTGCCCATCAGACCAGGCTGAAGCAGCAGATTATCCGGCTTGATGTCACGGTGGACCATACCCATCGCATGAGCGTATGCCAGCGCGTCCGCCGCCTGGCGCACCAATTCCAGCCCTTGCACCAGGCTGCCGCCGGTCTGTTGGGCCGTCGAGCGCAACCAACCGCGCATCGAGCCGCCGGTGACCAGTTCCATCACCAGGTACGCCATGCCATCGTACTCATCGAAGTCGTACACTTCGACGATATGGGGATGCCGCAATTTTGCCGCCGCCTGCGCCTCCTGGCGGAAGCGTGTCTGAAACATCGGGTCCTGCGCCAGATTACCGTGCAGCAGTTTCAACGCCGCCGGGCGGTCGAGATGGATGTGGCGGGCGCGAAACACCTGCCCCATTCCACCGCTGCCCAGTGGCGCTTCGATGCGATAATTGCCGATGGTTTTTCCAATGAATTCAGTCATATCGGCGACTCCGGAATTGCTGACATATGGCTGCGTCGGCTAGACGGAGCGCAGTGGTGGATCACGGCGACGGCGTCACCAGAATGATCGGCGGATTAAGAATATCCGGTCTAATAATGATGTCCGGGCGAAAGATCCACTGCCGACGCAGCACGTAATCTGTCGTCCGGTCGGGGCGCGGATCGGAAGGGCGGTAATCATCAAAAACCTCCGCCTGCAAATCCTCACCCTGGAGACGCACAGTAATCCGAGTGGTCTTGAATCCGAAGTCATACACGCCAACCAGTTGCCCCGGCGTGTATGGCACCTGAATCTCGCCCCAATCGCAGTCGCTCGGCGTACATTTGCCATACCCCCGGAAGATGTAGGTCGTCTCATCCTTTTTGTCAATCACCAGGCGCGTCATCCCGCTTGTGGCGGTATCGACATTGACCCAGTTGCCAAGAAAGGCATTGAATGCCGCCGCCTGCGTCGTTGCGGTTGCCGCTGCCGACGTCTGCTGCACCGCAACGGCGGATGCAGTCTGCGCCAGGGTCGTCTGCTGCGCGGCAACTGCGCTCGCGGTCTCTGCATTTGCTGCCGCTGCCATTGTTGCCTGCGCATCGATCGCCTGCTGCGTCGCCTGGACATTCAGCGCCACCTGCGTTGCCTGCTGCGCCGCTGCGGCTGCGGTCTGCTGCACTGCTGCCTGTTGTGTCGCTTGCTGGATCGCCTGCTGCGCCTGTTGCGTCTGCTGCGCCGCCTGCTGCTGTTGCTGCTGCGCCTGTTGCGTCTGCTGCGCCGCCTGCTGCTGTTGCTGCTGCGCCTGTTGCGTCTGCTGCGCCTGAGCGATCTGCGTATTCTGCTGCGCCTGGAACGCAATCTGGGTCTCGATCGGCGCAGCCGCAATCGTCTGCTGCTGAATCAGCGCCACAGTCTCCTTCATTTCAAGCGTCGCCTGCGCGGCAGTGCCAACGACTGCGGCAGTAGCCGTGTTCGCTGCGGCAATCACACCGGCGGCTTCGGCAGTCGCTGCGGTCGCAGTCGCGGCTGCGGGGCGCACCACCAGCATTTCGTTGCCGAAGAACACCCCTCCCAAACACAGCGGAACGAGCAGAAACAGCGCCGTCACCGCCCACGCCGGAATGATCGGCATCTGAACAAACTGCCCGGTTGCAACCGGTGGTCCTTCGCTGCCCGCCACTGCCGCGCCGACCGTAAAACTGCGCGTCTGTTCGCGCCCAAACCAGCGTTGCGGACCGGTGACCGTGGTTGGAACATGGACTTCGGCGCCGGGGTCGAGCGTCACTTCCGGCGGCTCGAACCGATAGCGCAGCACATGCTCATCATCCTCGGCGCGTAGGGTACACTGAATCGGAGCATTCCCATCGTTGCGCAGCGTCGTGGTAAAGCGCGCCTGACCGCGCCCGGCAGCCCGTTTGGGCGCAAGGGTCAGCGACGGCGCCGTGAACGGCAACACGGTCCAACGTCCATGCGCCACGCCAACTTCCGCCGGATTTTCGCGCGAACGCACCCGGAGCGTCACCTGATACTCACCGGCGCGGCTTGCCGACGTGCGCGGCGCCGTGACCGTCAACACCACCGGCGCTTGCACGCCTGGCATCAACTGGATGGCATCGGCGGGCTGGCGCACCCATTCCGAGGGCGCACCCTCCACTTCGATACTGAAGTGATCCACCACCGTCCCCAGATTCGCCAGCGTCAACCGCAGCGGCGCTGGCTGCCCCGGCGCAAGAGTCAATGCAGCATCTTCCAGCACCACGCCAATCCGTCCGGTGCTGACACTGGCAGTGACCACGCCGGTAGACATCGGACGTGTGACTGCGGCTGGCGGCGGGGTAGCGGTCGGTTGCGCATCAAGCAGTTGCTGCAACAGTGCGCCACCCGGTTCGACGAGGTGCGCTGGCGGTTCCAGGCGCAACCAGAACGGACCGACGCGCACCACCTCGCGCCAGCCCCACGGATGCGGCGCCCGTGCCGGAAGGCGCACCGCTCCCAGCAACGTCCCATTGCTCGAACCCAGATCGGTCACCGTCACCTGCCGACCATCCCAATCAACGCGCAGATGCGACCGTGACACCCCTTCGGATTCGAGGACGAGCGTATTGGTCGACTGGCGTCCGACGGTAACACCATCGCTCGTCAGTTCGACGACGCGCAACAGATTTCCGCCAGCGTCGCGCACCTGGATACGCGGCAGGGTCGACGCGCCAGGCAGCGAGGGAAGCGCCGGCGGGAGCGTCCCACTCGATGGCATCATGGCGGTTGGTTGCGGCGCTGCTACAGCAGGCGGGGGCGGCGTTGGAACAGCGCCCTGCGGCGATACTGGCGGCGCTTCATTGGGATGCGCCATTACCGTCGTGTGGGTCAACATCGGATCGGGGCGCGCCAGGAGCGCTTTCTGGCTGGCAGCAACCTCGGCAGCGCTGGCGAACCGATCTTCTGGACGCTTCGCCAGACAACGCAGCACAATTGCTTCGAGCGGTTCCGGCAGATCGGCGCGCACCTGACGCGGCGGGGTCGGCGGAACGAACACATGCTTGTACGCCGCTTCGCTCAGCGTCGTTGCCGTAAACGGCAGATAACCGGTCGTCACCTCGTACAGCACCACTCCCAGCGCATAAATATCGCTCCGGTGATCGACATGCGCCCCCTGGCACTGCTCTGGCGACATATAGGCTGGCGTCCCCATTGCGGCGCCGGTCGCGGTCATCATCGACCCTTCCACCATGCGCGCCAGCCCAAAATCGGTAATCTTGAGCGCGTAACGCCCGGGCACGCCGGAGACTGCGCGGAGCAACATGTTGTCCGGCTTAATGTCACGATGAATCATGCCCTGGCTATGGGCGTATGCAAGCCCTTCCGCCGCCTGCTGCACCAGATCGACTGCCAGCATCAGAGACCATGGCTTGCCCTCGCGGGCATGCTTCTGCATCAACCCGCGCAGCGACCCATCGCTCAACAGTTCCATCACCAGGTACATCAGACCCTGCTGCTCGCCGAAGTCGTACACCTCGACAATATTCGGGTGCTGAAGCGCGGCAATCGCGCGCGCCTCCTGGCGAAATCGCGCCTGAAAGCCAGGATCGTGCGACAGATTGGTGTGCATCACCTTCAGCGCAACCGGTCGATCCAGATGGATGTGCCGCGCGCGAAACACTTGCCCCATGCCGCCAGCGCCCAGGAGCACTTCGACTCGATAATTGCCGATAATCCGACCAATTAACTCCGTCATGAAGAATGCTCCCTATCTCAGGCAACCAACAGCGCAACCCGGGCAAACCAGCAAAGCCGTTGTTCAATTTCGACTTCGAGGTTAGCAGGGGAACTGAAGGCAGGTTCTTTCGCCGTATATTGTACTGCACCTGTGTCAATCGCGCCTGCCATTTCGCGCACAATCGCCGCCCGATTGCGTTGACCATCGAGCAACTGCAACAGAAACCGATCGAACGGATCGAGCTGCAACACATCGTGATACAGATTGGTCACCTCGATGCCGGACTGCGCTTCCAGGCGCGCCAGAGCAGTCGCTTGCGGGCGCTCTCCTGGATGGCTCGCCACCAACGGCGGGTGCAGATGAAACGATACCAGCGTTGTTGCCGTCGCAAACGCGCGCAGCAGATCGCCCCCCAATCGCCGCGCCAGCACCGATGGCTCAACATCACGCAGCGGCGCTCCGCCGTCTACCGCGCGGCGCTGCGCTTCGACCACCAGCGTCTCGAACGGTACTGCGCGCGGCGACGCTTCCGCCAGATGGAGCAGCGCCGCTTTCGTAATCGGCGCCATCACCGTAAACCCGACATCGTGCAGATTCCGAAACACCACTGGCGTCTCATTGGTCAGATCGACCGGGTGCGATTCGGGATGCATCAATGCAGCGACAGACATACCCGCCAGACGCTCTGGTCGCAACGTGCGCCGGATCTTCAGATGATCATGGCAGAGGAGCGTCTGCCGGAACTGTCGTCCACGAAGAAAATCCATGTACTGCTCCAGATCGATACCGTTTTGAGAAAAAGAACGCATTGCATCGACGGTTTCGGGTTTCAATCCCTGAGGCAGCACCATCGGAAACTCGGTTTCGGAGAGGTACTGCAACCCGTGCTGCGCAGCGTGGGCGGCAAATTGCGCAAAATAGACCGGTTCGTTCACCACTTCGAGCGCATCGTGGAGCAGAAATGCATGGCTCAGCGGACCCAGGCGATCCAGCATGGCGCGAAACTGGCCGGCGTATGCGGCAATGAAACTGGTGAACGCATTCGCATGCTCCGAGTCGCTCTCCGCCAGCATATCGAGCAACGCCAGCGCGATCCTGGCGCGATCATGCGAATCTTCGACATCCCTGGCGGCATAGAGCATCAGATCGCGGATTGCACCGAGCATATGCCAGCCAGGGTACGTGTTGTAACTGACGAATGCCACGCCGTTCGGCGTCAGGCAACGCTTGATCAGCGCCATAAGTCGGTCGCGCACCGGCGCTGGCGTCCATGAATAGACGCCGTGGGCAATGATATAGTCGAACTGCCCCAATTCATCGCCGACGTCCTGGAGATCGCGCGCCAGCAGGGTAATGTTGGTCAGACCAAGCGTGTCGATCACGCGCCGTCCATCGGCAATCTGGCGCGGCGAGAGGTCGATGCCGGTAAACGAAGCTTTGGGAAGGCTTAACGCCATCGGCATTAGATTAGCGCCGGCAGCGCAACCGATTTCCAGCACGCGACAACGCGCAACTGGCGGTGGGTTCAAGCCGAGCAACGTCGCCAGCACGGCCATGTAATCAGGGTGGGTATGCGCATAGGCGCGCCCCGGATACGGCGCCTCATCGTAACTGCGCGCCAGCGTTGTCACGATGTCGTTCATTGCCGGATATCCAGAATGTAGCCAGCGTGCGCCGGTTTATGCGCGCGCACCAGATTGTCGATCAGGCGCGCATCTACATCGCTGCCGGGCGGAAGAGCGAGCGAAATGCGAAAGACGAACGGTTGCGATGGTTCTTCCGTAATAGTTGGCGTCAGACCGGTCACCACCTCGATCAGTCGCTTGAGTCCATACGCCGTGCCGCGCCAGCGATAGAGATCGGCGGCTTCGGCGATCAGGCGACGGATGCGCGATTCGGGCCAGTATGGATTGACTTCCATATCGAGCCAGCCTGCCAGCCAGGGCAGAAACGACAGCGGACAGGTGCGCGGGTCGAAGTAGAGATTGATATGATTCTGACGCCATTCCAGCGGCTCCCAGATCGTCTCGAAAATCCGCAGATAACGCCCCAGAAACTCATTCTCCTGAAAGATCGCCGGCAGATAGCGCAGGTAGCGACTATCCAGTCCATCCGACGACGCGGCATAGCGCACCGGCAAGCGTTCGGGAAACTCCTGGGCAACAACGACCGGCTCTTCAGGCGGCGGTGGAGACGGGGGTGCGGAAGGCGCTTCAGGTGTCGCCATCGCAGCAGATTCGCCAACCGCTCCTTCCGTTGTCTCACCGGAGATTGCTGCCGTGAGCGGCTCTTCTTCGATAACCGAAGGCGGTTCGGGCATTTCCGCAACCGGCAGCGCCACCTCTTCGGGCGGATACACCACGCCAGGCGGGATATAGATCAGAATGAACGGACCGATCCGCACCTCCTCGCCGGGGACCAGCGGATAGGGCTGATTTGGCGGAAGGCGGCGCTCGCCAATGAAGGTTCCATTCGTGCTGCCGAGATCGACCAGTTGTGCACCCTGCGGTCCCGCGTCGATCCGACCGTGCATATTCGACACGACCGGCGAGTCGAGGTGCAGATCGCGCGCCGGGTTGCGCCCAATGGTGTACTGCGGCTGGCGCAAGGTCACCACCTGTTCGCCGTCGGGGGAGCGAATGATCAGTTTGCCAAAATCGGGTTCCACATGCTGCTCCGGGTAATACCAATTCCCTGTGACCATCCGGCATGGTCACCCCGAGCAGAGCGAGGGGTCTTGCGCGACCCGCTCCGATTCCTCGCTGAGTTTACCCTGAGCGAAGCGAAGGGCTCGGAATGACACGCATGCGGCATCTTCAATCGTCATTGGTATAATGCGTGAAGATCACCTGTTTACGACGCACTGACCGACACTCGATGCTGCCAGGAACAGATCAAGGCGTGGCGCGGCACATCGAGGCGCGGCGAGACGACCTGTGGCTTTGCCGTGCTCCCCGGCTCGGTCAACCCGATCTGCACTTCCTCGACGAACTCAATTGACGGGAGACGCTGCATCAACGCATAAATCTCCGACACATGCAGATCACGACCAAAGGGCCAACCGTTGCCGTCGGGTCCACCGACATATGGGTTGAGATACCGATAGAGCACCTCTTCTGCTTCGTGCTGCACCGCGCGCGCGAGTGCCGGATCACTGCGCACCGGAACACGCAGCCGCACCTCGACCGACACCCAGAGGTACTGGATCGGGCGCACATCGAGTGCAATGCCCAACGGACGCCGCCGATCCAGATAGTCGAGCACACGAGCGCGCAGTTCGGCGGAGAGCGTCAGCGCCTCCGGCGGAATCCGACCGGCAGGATTATCGGACTGCGGCAGAATGTAGACTATCACCTGACCGGGGCGCGGATCCGCCGGACCTCCGGGCTGCGCACCGGGACTGACGCAGCACGCGCGCGCCACGCCGACCACCTCCCGCGCCAGGTGCTCATAGTCATCAGCGGTCACGGCGCGGGTACGGGTACGCAGAATCTGCGGTGCACGGGCGCGCGCATCATCGAGACCCTGCGGATCGCGTCCGCCCTCGGCAGCGCGGCGGTTCGTCACCCGCGACACATACGGGATCGATGTCTTCAGCGTCACCAGCGTATTCGCCTGAACATTGCCGATCACGCCGCCGCCGTACTGATAGCGCGTCATCGTAATCACGCTCCCGTGGGGCGGCACACTGCCAAAATTGCGCACCGATCCATCGGGTTGGAGCAGTGCCGGTCCGAAACTCACCGTCCCGCTCAGGCTATCGAGCGTATAGTGCTGATCATCAGGACCAGAGGCGGCAAAGTCGGGAACCTCGCTCCACTCGCGCGGACGACCGGGGAGTGGCGGATCGACGATCAGGACATCGCGCTGTGGATTGCGCGCCAGCACCGGTTTGTTCAGCAGATGAAACTCCTGACCGGGCGTGCCGTCGCTGCGCCCGATGACCTCGTTGCGCACCGTGACCGCATGGCGGGCATTGACCGTCCCGCCGCGCGATTCGATCCGCAACGCCAGCAATTCGGGCGAAACTTTGTAGCGGTTGTGACGATTCTCCGGCGTATCCGCCTGCGCGTCGGTCAGGCGGCAACGAAGCCAGTGCGCCGTCACCCCCTGGATCGTATCGGGCGCCATTGGCGGCAGGTGCAGCACAATTTCGCCGGGCATATTGAAGCCGCCGGTGCCGTCGAACTCGACCTCGCACGGCGACCAGCGCGCCACGCCCCCCTGCCACACTTCCCAGATCAGCGGTGGATTGGTCGGATCGACACCGGCGCCGCGCGCCACATCGCAGTCGATCACCAGCGCCAGGACGTGATTGCTGTGGTTGTGCCGGAGTGGAATGTAGAAAGCGTCGTGCGGCAGCGGATTGGGCGCAAACATGGCAATCCGTCCATTGGGCAGCAACAACTGGCGCAACTCATGCATGCGCCAGCTTGCCGGAACATTCGGGCGTTCCACCTGGCGAACATACACTTTCTCATCAGCCACGACCGCCGGATATATCGTCAGATCGGTCTCGGTGGTGAAAATGACCGCCGGACTGGTTTCGGTGCGCACCGTCGCCACTTCCGTGTCGGCAGGGATCGTGATTGCCGTTTCCTGCGGCGCCGACAGATAGAACGTCACCGGCGCAACCGCCGATTGCGGCGGCTCCAATCGGATGCCGATCAGATTGAGCAGCGTGATATATACCTTATCGGGCACCTGATTCACCCGATAGAGCAACAGATCGGTCATCCAGGCGAACAACTCGATCAGCGCCACACCCGGATCGCTCACGTTGTGATCGGTCCACTCCGGGCAGAAGCGCGGAATAAGACGTTTGGCTTCATCGACGATGTCCTGAAAGTGACGGTCGTCGAGATTGGGTGTTGGCAGCGGCATGCAACCCTCGTCTATTCACCCGGAATGCGGTAAAACGGAAAGACCAGCGAGCGGCGATCATGGGTCGCCTTGATGCGATACTCAATCGTGATCAGCATCCGTTCCGGCGTCTGCGGATCGGTATCGATCTCGACATTCAACACATCGATGCGCGGCTCCCACATCGCCAGCGCCTCTTCGACATAGTACACGGCAAGACCGGCCGTTGCGGCGTCGTTCGGCGCAAAAATGAGATCGTGGATCTGGCAGCCGAACGTTGGGCGCATCAACCGCTGACCTTTCGGCGTCAACAAGATCATGATGATCGCCTGCTCAATATCGACCTCCTGGCGCGCCAGCGCAAAGCGACCGCGCGCGTCCAGCCCGACCGGAAACGCCCATCCGACGCCAAGAAAATCGCTCATCGCACCTCACCCGCCAATGTCAACCTGTGGAAATCCCCCGACAATCACGCCGCCATGCGCCGTCTGATCACCCATGCGCGCCGCCGGCATGCCGCCGATCAGCACCGTTGCGCTGCCTTTGATAATCGTATCCGGCGGACCGGCGCACGTCGCCATACCGCCGACCACCGCCGCCGGCAACCCGCCGATCAGCACCGTCGGCACGCCAGGCGGCATGATCGGACCACCAACATGCGGCTTTGGACCATCGGACAGCGGGCAGGTATGCATATCGCTCACGCGCGCGGCAGGAGGCATCGCATTCTTCCTTTCAGTTGATTTTGACCAGCGTTCCCTGGATCGTCAGAATCGCCGACGATTTCACATCGAGCGTCGCATTCGCCTGCAAGGAGGCCGTAGCATTGGATTTCAGATCGAGGCTGGCATTCGCCTGCAAGGAGGCATTTGCATTCGACTTCAGATCGAGACCGGTGGCGCCTTCGATAGCCATTGCCTGCTGCGATTTGATGTCAATCTTGCCCTTTGCCTGGATCGTCAGGTTGCCATCGGCGCTGATCGTGCCATTCCCTTTGACTTTGATCGTCAACTCGTTCTTCTTGCTGTCGAGTTTGATCATATTGCCACTCTTGTCTTCGATGGTAATCGACGGCGCACTATCGCTATCATCCAGTGTAATCACATGACCGGAGCGCGATTTGACCACACGTTGCTCAACTTTCCCGCCTTTGACGATCTCGCCGGTCTTCTTCGGCGGAGCATCCTTGCCGTTCCACAAACCACCGATCACATACACGGCGCGCATATCGCCAGCCTCGAATCCCACCAGCACTTCATCGTTCACTTCCGGCAGAAACTCGATCCCACGGTTGGCGCCTGCGCCGACACTGACCACTCGCGCCCAATGGCTCTGTTGATCCGAAAGCGTCGGAAACTTCACCTTGACACGCCCCAGGTTGTCCGGATCATTGTTGTCGGTCACAATCCCGATAACCAGTCCTTCAATCCTCAGGCGTGGCGTTTCCGGTTGCAGCAGGTGCAGCAGAGCATCCGGGTTGACCCCCGACACCGAAAAGTCGGTGACATAACCAGCAGCGTTATAGCGATGCGTCGCGCTGGTGACAACATAGGCGCCGCTGAAGCGAATGCCAATGTTGGTTATTTTGACCGCTGCTCCCGCCTTGATCTTCGGGTTGCCGGCAGCCGTGCCATCCGCTTCGATACACCGGCTTTCATGCTGATTGAGCACCGCTTTTGCGATCTGTTCCGCTTCCGATTGCGAGCGCACGGCGGACTCGGTCAGCAAATCTTTCGCCGTGATGCTGAACGCTTTCTTCGCCAGCGCGCCGCCTTTGTCGGGGACGCCAATCGCAGGCGTCACCGCGCCAGTCGTTCCCTGACCGATCACCACTTCTTTTTTTTGTGGGTCCCAACCGCGCACATTCACCTCATTCACCTGATCGATCGTGCTCAAGCGCGGGTGAAAGGCGCTCAGATCCTCACCCCATTTCAACTCGACCGGTGCTCTGGCGGAAGGGGGCTTGACACAGAAGAGTTTCCGTCCATCGACATACAACAGATAGCCGAGCGCCGCCGCCCGTTCGCGCAGAAATTCCAGGTTTGTCTGGTTCCACTGCACAAGATACTCGTGAACCCGGCTCGTCGCATCCACCTGCGCCTGCAACCCCACTTCACCGGCAATCTGTTGGATCACGTCGCTATCGGTCACATTCAGAAAGGTGCGGGCGTAACGACCGCGCGCCAGGCGGTGAAGACGATCAAAGGCGCGAACCACAACCCGCGCTCCTTCTACATCGAAGTGCGGTTCAACTTCGACAATCTCGCCATCGAAGATCGTCTCGGTTGCGCGATTGCGCCGGACATTCACCACAAGCGTCTTGCCCGGCGCCAGGCGGCTGTCATCAACCCACGTCAAACGGCGGTCGTTGATGACGAGCGTAGCGACATCCGGCAGGTGCAGACTGTTCTCGATCGTGATGTCCAGGATGTCCCGCACCAGTTCCAGCGGCGCGTCGGCGCCGTCGAGTTTCAGGTAAAAATCGGAAACATGCCGATCATTGTTATTGTTACTCATTGGGGATCACCAGCACTGCTCCTGGCGTCAACTCGCGCACCCGTTCCAGACCGTTCGCTTCGGCGATCGGGCGCCAGCGCGTCGCATCGCCATACGATTTATATGCAATCCATGCCAGTGTGTCGCCTTCACGCACCCGCCAGACCCGCTCACCGCCAATGCCGCCAGACGTCGGGTTCTGCGGTTGCAGATTGGCGGTGTCTTCAATCTGCTGAAATGTTACGTCAAGTTCAGCGCGCACCGGTGTTCCATCGACGAGAAACAACGTGAACTTCTGGGTGATGTTGGTGATGACCGCTTTGAACGACCAGGAGGCGCCCCACTGAAAGCGCACTTTCGGCGGGCGTCCGCGGGTGCTCTTGGGGTCTTTCAAGTCCGGGTCGATCATCATAAACGACCAGAGTTTGTCGGTGTACACTTTGCGCACATCCTTCGGTTTCGATCCGGGGCGCGCACTTGTGTAGGTGTCGAACAGCAGGTGCATCGACAGGGTTGCCGGTTGCCCGCCGCTGAATTCGAGTTGTGGCACGTTGGTGCTGGGTGTTTCGCCGCGGCTCCAGCTATTCTGCTTGGTGAAGGTGTACTCCTTCGGGTTGAACAGACACTCGACCTCTTGTGAGGGGTTGTCAAGGTTGATGATTTTGGCTTTGACCAGGCTTGTATCGGGCATGCAACTCCTCCTGTCTACCAACCGCTGCGCCGTCGCTCGACCGCCAACCGGCGTTTCAGCACTGCATAAACCTGGCGTGCAAGTTCATCGAGGTCGGGCGCAGGAGATGCTTCCTGCGCAGGCGCAGTCGTTTCCGCTCGCCGGATGGCAGGTAATGCGCGCGTGGTTTCTGCGGTGCGCACAATCGGCGCTCCCGCCTGCTGCGGCGCCGTCAACGCCGGCGGCGCGGGCGCGACCGTCACCACCGGCAACGGCGGCGCTTCCACTGCCGGTCGAGGAGGCGCCAGCCAGTCGGGTAGCGGCTCCCAGGGCGCGGGCAGGTTGCCCCACCGCGCCCGTTCCGGCGCGTCTGGCGCATCTGCGCTCGATGGCGCAGGGTGAACCTGTTCCGACGCCTGCACCGGAGGCGCTGTCGAAGCGCCGGTGTGCGCAGGCATGACCGGCGGAGCAAAGCGCATCCGCGCAGCCTGAGTCATCTGCGCCTCAACCGTTCGCGCCAGCGCCTCCTCATCGGTCGACGGTCCCGGAGGCGCCGGGCGTAGACCGGGGCGCTGCTCAGGCGGACGCACAATCGGCGGGATGGCGGTCGGGTCGCGTCGGCGCGCCACGTGAGTCAGTTCGTGCGCCAGCAAACCGAGACCTTCAGCAGTTTCGTCACCCCTGGCGGGCGCCAGCGCCACATCATTGCCAAACGTCACGGCATCGGCGCGGTATGCTGCCGCCACACGAGCGGCTTCCGGTCCGCGCGCAACACGCACGGTTGCGGGGTCCACCCCGACAGCAGCGCGCAGAAAGCGCCGATTCGACTCAGAGAGCGATGGCGCGGAAGGGGCGGAGAACCGCGCGCTGCTCAACGCGGTGGAGCGAGCGGGAGCGCTCACCGGCGGCGCGAAACGTGTCGCGCGTCCTGACAGTGCCGTGCCTCCCGGCAGAGGCGCGCGAATCGGTTGTGGCACGGGACGTCGCGGTTCACTGCCCGATGCTGTCTCGGTCGCACTACTCGACCGGATTGCACCGACTGGTTGCACCGACGCCAGAGGAGGCGCATCAACCGATCGCGGATCTTCGGCAACGCCCCCCGGCGCCTGTGCCGCTGCGTCTTTCTGGCGGCGGCGGATCTCATCGGCGCGCAGGCGCTCCATCCAGGCTTCCACCGAACGGTCGAAGGCTGGCGTCTCCACAGGCG
This region includes:
- a CDS encoding FHA domain-containing serine/threonine-protein kinase gives rise to the protein MTELIGRIIGNYRVEVLLGAGGMGQVFRARHIHLDRPVALKVMHTNLSHDPGFQARFRQEARAIAALQHPNIVEVYDFGEQQGLMYLVMELLSDGSLRGLMQKHAREGKPWSLMLAVDLVQQAAEGLAYAHSQGMIHRDIKPDNMLLRAVSGVPGRYALKITDFGLARMVEGSMMTATGAAMGTPAYMSPEQCQGAHVDHRSDIYALGVVLYEVTTGYLPFTATTLSEAAYKHVFVPPTPPRQVRADLPEPLEAIVLRCLAKRPEDRFASAAEVAASQKALLARPDPMLTHTTVMAHPNEAPPVSPQGAVPTPPPPAVAAPQPTAMMPSSGTLPPALPSLPGASTLPRIQVRDAGGNLLRVVELTSDGVTVGRQSTNTLVLESEGVSRSHLRVDWDGRQVTVTDLGSSNGTLLGAVRLPARAPHPWGWREVVRVGPFWLRLEPPAHLVEPGGALLQQLLDAQPTATPPPAAVTRPMSTGVVTASVSTGRIGVVLEDAALTLAPGQPAPLRLTLANLGTVVDHFSIEVEGAPSEWVRQPADAIQLMPGVQAPVVLTVTAPRTSASRAGEYQVTLRVRSRENPAEVGVAHGRWTVLPFTAPSLTLAPKRAAGRGQARFTTTLRNDGNAPIQCTLRAEDDEHVLRYRFEPPEVTLDPGAEVHVPTTVTGPQRWFGREQTRSFTVGAAVAGSEGPPVATGQFVQMPIIPAWAVTALFLLVPLCLGGVFFGNEMLVVRPAAATATAATAEAAGVIAAANTATAAVVGTAAQATLEMKETVALIQQQTIAAAPIETQIAFQAQQNTQIAQAQQTQQAQQQQQQAAQQTQQAQQQQQQAAQQTQQAQQAIQQATQQAAVQQTAAAAAQQATQVALNVQATQQAIDAQATMAAAANAETASAVAAQQTTLAQTASAVAVQQTSAAATATTQAAAFNAFLGNWVNVDTATSGMTRLVIDKKDETTYIFRGYGKCTPSDCDWGEIQVPYTPGQLVGVYDFGFKTTRITVRLQGEDLQAEVFDDYRPSDPRPDRTTDYVLRRQWIFRPDIIIRPDILNPPIILVTPSP
- a CDS encoding methyltransferase regulatory domain-containing protein — encoded protein: MNDIVTTLARSYDEAPYPGRAYAHTHPDYMAVLATLLGLNPPPVARCRVLEIGCAAGANLMPMALSLPKASFTGIDLSPRQIADGRRVIDTLGLTNITLLARDLQDVGDELGQFDYIIAHGVYSWTPAPVRDRLMALIKRCLTPNGVAFVSYNTYPGWHMLGAIRDLMLYAARDVEDSHDRARIALALLDMLAESDSEHANAFTSFIAAYAGQFRAMLDRLGPLSHAFLLHDALEVVNEPVYFAQFAAHAAQHGLQYLSETEFPMVLPQGLKPETVDAMRSFSQNGIDLEQYMDFLRGRQFRQTLLCHDHLKIRRTLRPERLAGMSVAALMHPESHPVDLTNETPVVFRNLHDVGFTVMAPITKAALLHLAEASPRAVPFETLVVEAQRRAVDGGAPLRDVEPSVLARRLGGDLLRAFATATTLVSFHLHPPLVASHPGERPQATALARLEAQSGIEVTNLYHDVLQLDPFDRFLLQLLDGQRNRAAIVREMAGAIDTGAVQYTAKEPAFSSPANLEVEIEQRLCWFARVALLVA
- a CDS encoding phage tail protein I, whose amino-acid sequence is MVTGNWYYPEQHVEPDFGKLIIRSPDGEQVVTLRQPQYTIGRNPARDLHLDSPVVSNMHGRIDAGPQGAQLVDLGSTNGTFIGERRLPPNQPYPLVPGEEVRIGPFILIYIPPGVVYPPEEVALPVAEMPEPPSVIEEEPLTAAISGETTEGAVGESAAMATPEAPSAPPSPPPPEEPVVVAQEFPERLPVRYAASSDGLDSRYLRYLPAIFQENEFLGRYLRIFETIWEPLEWRQNHINLYFDPRTCPLSFLPWLAGWLDMEVNPYWPESRIRRLIAEAADLYRWRGTAYGLKRLIEVVTGLTPTITEEPSQPFVFRISLALPPGSDVDARLIDNLVRAHKPAHAGYILDIRQ
- a CDS encoding putative baseplate assembly protein; the protein is MPLPTPNLDDRHFQDIVDEAKRLIPRFCPEWTDHNVSDPGVALIELFAWMTDLLLYRVNQVPDKVYITLLNLIGIRLEPPQSAVAPVTFYLSAPQETAITIPADTEVATVRTETSPAVIFTTETDLTIYPAVVADEKVYVRQVERPNVPASWRMHELRQLLLPNGRIAMFAPNPLPHDAFYIPLRHNHSNHVLALVIDCDVARGAGVDPTNPPLIWEVWQGGVARWSPCEVEFDGTGGFNMPGEIVLHLPPMAPDTIQGVTAHWLRCRLTDAQADTPENRHNRYKVSPELLALRIESRGGTVNARHAVTVRNEVIGRSDGTPGQEFHLLNKPVLARNPQRDVLIVDPPLPGRPREWSEVPDFAASGPDDQHYTLDSLSGTVSFGPALLQPDGSVRNFGSVPPHGSVITMTRYQYGGGVIGNVQANTLVTLKTSIPYVSRVTNRRAAEGGRDPQGLDDARARAPQILRTRTRAVTADDYEHLAREVVGVARACCVSPGAQPGGPADPRPGQVIVYILPQSDNPAGRIPPEALTLSAELRARVLDYLDRRRPLGIALDVRPIQYLWVSVEVRLRVPVRSDPALARAVQHEAEEVLYRYLNPYVGGPDGNGWPFGRDLHVSEIYALMQRLPSIEFVEEVQIGLTEPGSTAKPQVVSPRLDVPRHALICSWQHRVSVSAS
- a CDS encoding GPW/gp25 family protein, producing MSDFLGVGWAFPVGLDARGRFALARQEVDIEQAIIMILLTPKGQRLMRPTFGCQIHDLIFAPNDAATAGLAVYYVEEALAMWEPRIDVLNVEIDTDPQTPERMLITIEYRIKATHDRRSLVFPFYRIPGE